The Fusarium falciforme chromosome 10, complete sequence DNA segment CCTCAATTGTAACTCGCTCATCGACCTCAACCACGGTCTCGTAGAGTTGCTCTAATCTCCGGACAGCAAGATCGAAtaggtctggtctggtctggttgCCGATAAGAAGGATATCTCGGAACCCCTTTGTAGCAAGGAATGCGACTCTGTCTCCCTTTCGTTCTAAGAGAGCATTTGTGGCGACTGTTGTTCCCATGCGAATGGACTCGATGGGCTCGAGATCTAATAGAGATCCTTTGGGAATGGACTTCTCCAAGGCAATCTCGAGGATCTGTCTGATGCATTCTGTCGGAGCGTCGTCGTACTCATCTGGGCACACTGAGAGGATCTTGAAGACTATGTGCTCGCTTCGCCCAGGAACCTCTGCCCAGGCATCTGTAAAGGTGCCGCCACGGTCGATGGCGATGCGAATGCCTTGAGTTGCCATTGTGAATTGTGAAGGAgtcgtggaggaggaagtaGGAGGAGCTGTTCAGGGTGGGGGAGGATGACtgggatggagaagaagttgTAGGATTATCTGGATCTTGACCGCCTCCATGGTGTATTATATCAATGCCCAGTGCAATGATGAAGCCTCAATGTTGTGGGGGAATCTCCGTGATGCAATCCTGGGCGTCGTCTCCCGAAGACGGTATTGGTCGGTTCAAAGCTTAGTCATCGGCAAAGTTGAAATAGCCGGTAGACCCACTCGGTAACGTGACACTTGCCGACGTCTCCACCTCCGTCCTCGGCTCTCTAAGCTCACCAACCGGCAACTCGACTCGAAGCCAGGCCGACTACCCCGGAGTCAAGACATCCATCGGACCCGCACTCCGGAAGACCGAGTCTGTTCCATTTACCTGTGGGTTGACCAGGCATACGAATGGAATCCACCCAGTTCGTCACGCACCCAGGATGAGCGTCCAGACCACCAGACGACCCAGAAGACTGCTGGCAGCGTGAGCATCTCGCCTACTTCTGGCATCTTACGTACAAGATATTCTAACTAAGAATCACTGCAGCTGCCATAGATGTCATGTTCAAAAGATCAAATGCTCAGGGACCCAGCCGTGTCAGTCGTGCGTGAGTACCAGCAGGGTTAACGAGTGTCAATTCCCTGCCAGGGAGCGAAAGATTACAATCTCCGAAAGGTGTGTGCTCCGGCAGTGTGTCAGACTCCATGTACTCATCTGAATACTCTCCTTTAGCtacctcaagaagctcgaggcaGACAGCAAACGACTACGTGCAGTTACTCAGAACCCAACACCCGAGAGCGAGCAGAGCTTCAACACCCCTTTCGACGATAACGAGACCGAGGACGAACCCCCATCGCTGTCTAAAGAGGAGAGCAATCTTTTCAATCCCCTATTCGATCGTCAACCAGAGAAGCCCGTTCATGAGCGTTCATCAGAGCCAGGCTTCATCGGAGAAGCATCATGTGCTGCCTTTAGTAACCGACTCATGTCGTGCCTAGACGACACCTACACACCGTCCTCAGCCGGCTTATCCAACTACTATCGTCTGAATACACATGGTCGAATGCCTCCAGAAGAAGGCCCCGAGTTTCCTGAGCGGATGCACGTCAAGCTCCTGTTGAACGTTGCTCGACGCTTCATTGGCAATTACCATCCTCTATTTCTAGAAGTCACGTTCATGCGAGAGATTGATGCTGTATATCGACGGGAGCTGATGCCCTCGACACTATGGCTATGCAAGTTCTACGCTCTGATGGCTCTGGGGGAGATCTACACACATAGAAGAGGCGTCGGTGACAACAACAGAGTGCCCGGCACAGACTATTATGTGCGGGCAGTGAACTTGCTCCAAGAGAATCAAGACGCCTATGAGGAACCCTCTCTGATGCAGGTCGAGGTTCTGACGTTATTGGTAAAGGGAAGGGTCCGATTAGTCTTACCCTGCTAACATTCAACCAGGCATGGGCGTCCAATATTCTCGGTCGAATCAGAACTGCATACTGCTATAGTGGCATCGCCATGAGGCTTGCTCAGAGTCTAGGCATGCATCGGTCCGCTTCAAGACATACAACTCTCACCCCGGTCGAACGAGAAAGCCGTCGGCGAACGTGGTGGGTGCTTTACTTCTTTGACCGATTCTCGGCCTCGAAGCTTGGTCAACCCATCACGGTCAGAGACGAGGATATCGACGTCGAGATGCCAAGTATGGACGGTCTGACAAGGGAAGAGATGGCAGAATTCTTGGACCCCCAGAACCTCATTATCAACATCAAGCTCGCGCGAATTATCGGGAACATCCGTGAGTTGTCACATCTTGCTTCCTGACTTGTTCTAACTTGGCTCTTCAGTGACACATATCTACGGTATACCGAAAGCTACGAACGGGCTCTATATCCATCAGGTACATGGCATCTTGAAACAACTTCGAGCATGGAACGACGAGCTGCCGCCTGAAATGCGAATCAAAGAACGAGGCACGCCTCGACCTGTCGCAAGTCTTCATCTTGCCTACAACCAATGCATCATCCAAACAACCCGCCCTGTCCTTTTACATCTCTTCAAGATGCAATTCCAGTTGGGTTCCAAGGTGCGAGAGGATGTGCCCCCACGCCAGAGCGTCTCTTCTATTACCTTGGCTTTGGCAGAGAGCTGTGTGAATGCGGCCCAAGCATCAAGCCGAATCGTCGAAGGCCTGTTCCTTGATGGTTCAATGGCTACTTTTGGGTACTGGGATGCACATCACATCTTTTCAGCGGCCATGATTCTGATCATGTCGGCCGTTATGAAGCCAACGGCTGTCAACTCGGATCATCTCGAAACCCTGCTGAGCGTGCTTCGGTCGCTCAAGACTGATGGAAACATTCCTGCTGTCGACTTTTGCGAGAGGTTATCGCAAATTCAGGCAGGAGTCTCGAACCTGAGAGCCACTGGTCGACTAGACCCCGTATGCATCGAGAAGCCTCCGGTTGCTGGTCAAGTGGATGCAACGCCAAATGCTACGATGGATGCAGGACATCACTTGCAAGCGACCATGAACATGCCGAGCGGTGCAGGAGGAGATTTGGGTATCATTAACTATGCTAATGTCGACGTTCTCGGCAATCCTCTCCTTGGTAGTTTTCTAGATGGGAATCAAGTACAGTGGTTGGATGCTCTGTTCTCAGAGAATGGCACTTGGAAAGAGTTTGCCTCTGAGATTGAGGAGCAGTTCCAGTTCGGCGCATAAAGCGGGCTTTCGGGTTAGATGACGATGATACCTCGACTGAAATGATTGACAAGCGAACGAAGCACTCCCTGCAATTACTCTGTCTTACTATGCTCCTTGATCGGCCGGCTATCAACCAGTTACGGAATACCTGCTACAAATAGACTAGTCGATAACGTAACAGTATTATCGGTCGGCAAGTTCAAAGTTGCCACGGGTATACTCGCTTGTAGATATCGCCTATCTAAACAATGGGAACCAGAACAAGGGTCCGAGATAGGTCAAGGCAGAAAATCATAAGTTTGTTATCGGAGTTTGTTATGAGATATATCCGTATCTACCGGGGTCTGTTTAAATGACTCGCGTGAAACCCAGCACCTGACCCTTTTATCCTCGTTTCGAGAAGGATTCCATGCAATCTTAACTCGGGCGGAGAAAACCTTGCGGCACACCAGCCAGTGACGTCAAAGCCTTGCCTCGAAAAAGATCGGCAAGACACAAAATACCGGTTGCAACTGATTCATGTCACCGGCAAACCCCTCACGGACCGGACCCTCTCCACCCCGACAAGGCAGGTCGTCGAGAACTACGGGATCCCATCCCGGTCTTATCCTGGTCTCCATCCATGAACAATCTGGTGATATCTCCAGACAAGATTCCCCTCACTATCTTTTAAGATCCGGGGTATTGTGGAGTAACGAGGCCCATAAATGGTCCATGACCCGGCTCTCTGTTTGACATTTTCCACCCTCTGCTCCATCAcctttcttcatcttctgcaATCATGGCTTCAAAGATCGATGCAGCACTTTCCGACACGCTCCCTGACAAGGAAATCGAGGAGCAGCAACGCACCGCTCAAGATGACATCTACATCGACCCAGCAGCCGAAAAGGCTCTCCTCCGCAAACTCGACAGATGGATTGTTCCTCCCGTCATGCTTCTCTACCTTCTCAGCTTCCTAGATCGCGTCAACATTGGCAACGCTCGACTTTACGGTATGGAAGAAGACCTCGGTCTCACCGGCGACCAGTACCAGATCGCAGTCTCGGTGCTATTCGTCACGTACATTCTGTCAGAGCTGCCTTCCAACTTGGTCATTAAAAAATTCACTCCGTCGCGCTGGATCGCGTTCATCACGACTGCTTGGGGAATTGTCGCAACTTTGACGGGCATCGTGCAGGACTACAAGAGCCTGGTGGCCTGTCGCGTGATCCTCGGTGCCCTCGAAGGTGGTCTATTCCCCGGTCTGACCATTTACCTCACCATGTTCTACACAAAGCGCGAGTACGCCCTCCGAATCGGCTACCTCTTCGTGTCAGCTGCCATTGCCGGTTCCATGGGTGGACTCCTCGCTTATGGCATCGGCCACATGGATGGCGTTGTTGGGCTACGCGGTTGGCGATGGATCATCATCCTTGAAGGCATTCCCACCGTAATCCTGGGCATCTCAATCTGGTTCTGGTTGGCCGACACGCCTGATTCGGCTCACTACTTGACCATCAACGAACGCGAGCTCATCGATCTGCGCATGCGACAGCAGATTGGACACACCAAGTCGTCAGACCAGATGCACAAGGAGGATGTGTATGCGGGCCTCAAGGACTGGAAGATCTGGCTGTTCTGCATTGGTCAGTTTGGCGGAGATGTTATTCTCTACGGCTACTCGACTTTCTTGCCTACTATTATCCGAGGCCTTGGTGATTGGAGCACCGCGCAGGTCCAGGCTCTTACGATCCCTTGCTATGCACTGGGAGCCATCAGCTACATCATTGTGGCCTGGCTCTCTGACCGCAGTCAACGCCGTGCAGTCTTTACTGTGATTTTCGGCCTTGTCTGTACCACTGGATATGCTGTTTTGGTTAGCACAGCTCCGGGAGGTGTCAAGTATTTTGGCTGCCTCCTCGCGGCCATGGGCTTGTACGTGGTCGTTGGACTTCCCCTCGCTTGGCTCCCAAGCAACAACCCTCGATATGGAAAGCGTACGGTCGCAACCGGTCTTCAGCTGACCATCGGAAACTCTGCCGGTATCCCGGCCCCATTTGTAAGTTTCATCTGCTCCAGTCAATTGAGGAACACTGTCTGACATTGTTGCAGTTGTACAAAACCCATGAAGGCCCTCGTTTCGTCAAGGGACACGCAGtctccatggccttgattGCCATGTCTTCGGTTATCTATCTATCATTCTGGGCCTTTTTCCGCCACCAGAACAAGCGAAAGATGGCTGGTAAGGAGGATCACAGGATCCAAGGTCTtactgaggaggaggccgaggagttGGGAGAGCACAACCCCCGGTTCCACTACACATACTAAGTCAACGGGCTGGAAGATGCATGGGTTTAATTCGTATATACTGCTTTTTAATATGCAGAAGAGTTGGATAATAGTCAAATTACCTTAGTAAATCGCAGTGACAGAGTCAATCGACAGGTCTACCACAATGACTGAACGAGCTGGATTGTATCGCAATACATGGCACAACCGCTTTAAAGCGAAAATTGAATGAGATATGAATATGTATAAGCCTCTGTCCTGTAACCTCCCAGTATTTACTTTGCTTTTCACATTGTACTTGTCTCATCCCACAACTGTGACAGCGGCTATCGAGTGCGCCTTGTCCTCCAAGCCTTCAGCTGGTGGTGGCGTTCACGCCAAGGCAAAAACAGCCATCCAAATACCTTACAACTCCCTGCCTACATGTAGGTGCCTCGCGCCATCGAAAACACCAGCCCCAATCGGCAATCCGGAACATCCACCACTTGAAACAGGGTCTAGATCATGTCGGCTGGCGAACTACGTACCTCAGGCAGAAAGGCTGATTGAGACTTGGCAGTCGGTGACAGGCCACAGTGAACCACTAGCCTCTACCCGATGACATGATGCGGCCATACGGACGTATGACACCAGCCAGTAAATCCAGTTCTTTCAGAGCCTTATGCAGCCACAGCTGAACTTGGTCGGCCTTGGATGCGGTCGCCTTGCCGCTGTGGAAAAACGAAACTGCGCGTCTCAGCCTGATTCTCGTTCTCAAGTGCAAAAATATGACGGATTACCCCTCCAAGTTTCTTTTTTGTTCTGCAGCAGTTCAATCATGTCTACCAAGTTGAGACGGAGCTTCTCCGAGGTCTTTCGGGGCAAGAAGGCCTCGAGATCGACCATCAGCCTCGCCCCGGTCTCCGAGTTTCCCGAAATCGACCATCGGGAGCCTCGTCGCGTTTCGAATGCCTATGAAGATGTCGCATCCTTCGCCCCGTCGATCCATGAAGAGGCTCAGTTCGAGActcatctccaagatgcTGTCGTCGAGTCTCTTCGCGATCGGATCAAGACTCTCGACCAGGAGCGAAACCAACAGGCTGCAAAGGCAGGGCGTCTAGAGCATCAGCTTCTGGCGAAGGATCAGGATCTTCAGGACATGCGACAACTTCTCGACCGGGACAGAGGAAGATGTCGACAACTGAATGACAAGATTGCTCGCTTGAGGCAAGAGAAGGGACAGCTAGAACACCAACATGCACAACAACTACAAGAACAGGAAGCTCGtctggctgaggagaagtCACTGATAAAGAATTATGCTGAGCAGTTGAAGGAGTACCAAGTGTCTTACATCAGAATGTCCGAAGCCCAGGGTCAACTACAAGAGAGAGTCGGCGAACTCGAGGCCGAAAACCGCGCCCTGCTACAACCCACTGACGATGCCCCCGCCACGATGCAGCAAGAAAGGATAATGctcaagaacaaggtcaGGGCTCTGGAAACTGAGCTGGCACATGAAAAGGCAGAGTGCGATGAGGGAAGAAGGGCACTTTTCGAAATGCACCAACGAAAGAGCGCAGTCGATGCGGAAAACAGGGACATGGCTGAGAAATTGGCGATGCAGGTTCAAGAAATGGAGGATATAAAGGTGATGCTTGATCAACAGATGGCTGAAGTTGAGCAGGAGCGGCATAGGCATGAGGTTCAGATGGAAGAAGTGGCCAGGGTTCCTTGGAGTAACCCGACACCTCGGATAATCCTGGTTAACAACATGTTCTCCCAAGGTTTCCAGAACGCGGCAGCTCCTGGAAATGCACCGAACGCGGCTCCGTTCTTGCAGTCGTGTTCCCTGGCCATGCTGAccaacaacctcctcgacatcaaACTCGACACTCAACAAGCGCGTCGGCTAGCCGAAAACATTTCGACAGCAGATCTCAAGATCCTTCCTTGTGACTTGTGTCAGCTGCCCAAGTTTGCAAACAAGTCCAACAACCCGCGAGTCCGCGTCAACGAGTTTGCGAGCGCATCGCAGCCGACTGCTTGCTGCTCCAAGTTCATATGCACTGAGTGTTACTTGAACTCTATCACGGAATCTCTCACCAATGACTGGTGGAGTAACTTGGGGAGAGGAAGTTGGTTGACTTGCCCGGCGCCGAACTGCGACCATGGTCTGCGTCTCACTCATCGGGGAGCCCTTGCGAACCTGCTGCGGCAGCTGGGTGACAAGGACTCTGATAACAAGATGGCCATGTAAGCATCGCTCGATGAAGACCATTACTTATGCTCTTCACTAACTTCTGACAGGTACGATCgtatcctcatcttccgagCTGCTCTCGCCAAGTTAAATCCTCAGCCAAGTGATGAGGCGCTGAAGATTGCAGCCAGAATGCACAGCCAACTAGCCGTAGTAGGCCGAATGTATTCGCTCTTTGACCCAGCCTTCAACAACACCGAACctgatgaagatggccgtATCCCTCCTTTCAATCCTGGAAACATCAAGATGATCCGCGTCGATCACGAAGGTGGCAGCATCCTAGTGCCACTGTTTATCCGGTTTATCCGACGACAACGAACGCCAAAGGAATGTGCAGTCTGTACTGACGAATTCTTTGATGTCGACTTTGCTTCCGTGGAAGAGTGGCTAGACCTGTGTGCCGGTTTCCACGGCGAGTGGATGTGGAAGATTCTCCTGTTCCCAGTGAAGCTTAGGATAGGGTGTAGCCATGAAATCGACTTTTGCACAGGCTGTCTAGAGCAACATCTCAAGACGCAGCTTGAGCAGTATGGACGGAACAGATGTGATCAGCTCGCTTGTCCGTCTGATGGTTGTGCTCGACGGCTTGACTACGACGAAGTTCGACTCTATGCCGAACCGGAAACCTTTGAGCTGTAAGCCATCTCTTGGTTCGCTCAAACAAGCTACTCACGATATTTTAGGTATGACCGCTACCTTCACCTCAATGCAATAAGCAAGCTCGAAAACTTCCGATGGTGTCTCCGCCAAGGCTGCCCCAACGGCCAGCTCTACGACGACGGTGATGAGATTGACCCTCATATTCACTGCCAAGAGTGTGCCTTTGAAATGTGTTACAAACACATGATTCCTTGGCATGAGGGTCTCAGCTGTGAGGAGTTTGAGAGTGCAAGAGATCACGGTGATCCACAGTACCAGCAGACGCAAGACTGGAttgccaacaacaccaagccgTGTCCAAACTGTAACCAGAACATCCAAAAGGGCGAGGCCTGTTTCCACATGACGTGTAAGTTTGCAGAGCTCTCTTAATAGCTAACCTCAAGCTAATTATTTCCCTTAGGCTCCAACTGTCACCATGAGTTCTGTTGGATATGCCTCGCAGACTGGGCCCAGATCACGCCCCGTCCGGGAGAACACAATCCGGAGGCGCATGGGCAGGACTGCATCTTTCGCACCAATGGATTAACGCCAAGTCAGCTTTTTGGAAGAACAGTGGAGGAGGCGTTGGCGccccgacgacgaagatgagcCGCTGAGTAAAATTGTCGGTTAAGATCAAAGAACAATGTGTGTGTTTCTTTGCCTATACGAAGAATGGATATGTCAGTGTAAATCGATAgaattattctttatagcCAGTAGTAAATAGTATCTAAACCGTCTCTCCATGTAACGAGTGTCTAGGAGTTGTTGTCATTTGCCAATACACTCAGGTCGGCTCTTGCAGCGATGACATCGCATACCCTATAGCTCCATAGAGAAAACCAGGTTCCTTCGCGGGCGTCCCGAACACGACCACACACGTTGGCCAGCCATTCATGTCTCAGTTGAGGTTCTTAGCGAGAGAACACGTCGGAAATTTTCTTAACAGAAGACTCCGAACCCAGTGCATGAGCAAATTATGATCGCCAGCTATTGCATCCTACCCTGTCCCTTGACGCCGGCTGATTTGACACCTGGTCACGCGATCGACAAAAAACATGGCGATTCCAGATATCCGGGAGAGATCAACGCGTTTCGTGAAACAAACGACACGGCAGGAAGATAAGGAACCATTCTTTATCTCAAACATTTCCTATAAAACCAGAAGGCATGAACTTGTCTGTTTCATAAACTTtagaagaagcaaaaggatTGTCAAAGCGGTGGAGCTAAATCCGCCGAGTGGGCCACGTTTTGACCTCGGGTAAGCCACTTTGGCGTGAGAGAATATTCCAGCCGGCTTCAACGGAATCGATAACTGACCAGTTCTTTCATATTTATGTCAGCCTCTCCTCGCTTAAGGGGGACCCGAGTCATGGTGGAAACTTTAATACAAATATGGTCGTGAGATCATCAACTGCCGTGAAACGATAGACTCGCTCATCTTAGCGTACCCACCGGCAGAGACTGAGCGCCTCCAAGTCTAATTAGAGCTCAGGGGTGGACGATGCTAGATGATTACAAAGAGGATCTGTGCAGATACCTTCAGTATGCAGCAGAGTTCCCCTTGGGCCAAGTATCGTGTAAGGCTCAGCCCTGAGCCGCAAGTCTCCCCTTAGCAATCGCGGCATTCAGTCAAAGTGATGGAACACGTCCCGCATGAAACCCTTGTAATCTGCCTTGTAATCTGTGGGCATAACATGACAACGCGGATATACATGATCCGACAGATCCTTTGCACAAAGCCGACACCGGGCTGTCAAATATGGCTTGAAGGCGTTTATTACTAGACGCTACCCATCTTCTGACGCCTAGGTCCAGCTGGAGCTCCACGCAACAACTCCATCATAATGTTGTTCCACCGGCTGTCAGTTCTCTCGCTGCTTTCAGCGGTGGCTTGGGCGGC contains these protein-coding regions:
- a CDS encoding Zn(2)-C6 fungal-type domain-containing protein, with protein sequence MFKRSNAQGPSRVSRAERKITISESYLKKLEADSKRLRAVTQNPTPESEQSFNTPFDDNETEDEPPSLSKEESNLFNPLFDRQPEKPVHERSSEPGFIGEASCAAFSNRLMSCLDDTYTPSSAGLSNYYRLNTHGRMPPEEGPEFPERMHVKLLLNVARRFIGNYHPLFLEVTFMREIDAVYRRELMPSTLWLCKFYALMALGEIYTHRRGVGDNNRVPGTDYYVRAVNLLQENQDAYEEPSLMQVEVLTLLAWASNILGRIRTAYCYSGIAMRLAQSLGMHRSASRHTTLTPVERESRRRTWWVLYFFDRFSASKLGQPITVRDEDIDVEMPSMDGLTREEMAEFLDPQNLIINIKLARIIGNILTHIYGIPKATNGLYIHQVHGILKQLRAWNDELPPEMRIKERGTPRPVASLHLAYNQCIIQTTRPVLLHLFKMQFQLGSKVREDVPPRQSVSSITLALAESCVNAAQASSRIVEGLFLDGSMATFGYWDAHHIFSAAMILIMSAVMKPTAVNSDHLETLLSVLRSLKTDGNIPAVDFCERLSQIQAGVSNLRATGRLDPVCIEKPPVAGQVDATPNATMDAGHHLQATMNMPSGAGGDLGIINYANVDVLGNPLLGSFLDGNQVQWLDALFSENGTWKEFASEIEEQFQFGA
- a CDS encoding MFS domain-containing protein, with the protein product MASKIDAALSDTLPDKEIEEQQRTAQDDIYIDPAAEKALLRKLDRWIVPPVMLLYLLSFLDRVNIGNARLYGMEEDLGLTGDQYQIAVSVLFVTYILSELPSNLVIKKFTPSRWIAFITTAWGIVATLTGIVQDYKSLVACRVILGALEGGLFPGLTIYLTMFYTKREYALRIGYLFVSAAIAGSMGGLLAYGIGHMDGVVGLRGWRWIIILEGIPTVILGISIWFWLADTPDSAHYLTINERELIDLRMRQQIGHTKSSDQMHKEDVYAGLKDWKIWLFCIGQFGGDVILYGYSTFLPTIIRGLGDWSTAQVQALTIPCYALGAISYIIVAWLSDRSQRRAVFTVIFGLVCTTGYAVLVSTAPGGVKYFGCLLAAMGLYVVVGLPLAWLPSNNPRYGKRTVATGLQLTIGNSAGIPAPFLYKTHEGPRFVKGHAVSMALIAMSSVIYLSFWAFFRHQNKRKMAGKEDHRIQGLTEEEAEELGEHNPRFHYTY
- a CDS encoding RING-type domain-containing protein; this translates as MSTKLRRSFSEVFRGKKASRSTISLAPVSEFPEIDHREPRRVSNAYEDVASFAPSIHEEAQFETHLQDAVVESLRDRIKTLDQERNQQAAKAGRLEHQLLAKDQDLQDMRQLLDRDRGRCRQLNDKIARLRQEKGQLEHQHAQQLQEQEARLAEEKSLIKNYAEQLKEYQVSYIRMSEAQGQLQERVGELEAENRALLQPTDDAPATMQQERIMLKNKVRALETELAHEKAECDEGRRALFEMHQRKSAVDAENRDMAEKLAMQVQEMEDIKVMLDQQMAEVEQERHRHEVQMEEVARVPWSNPTPRIILVNNMFSQGFQNAAAPGNAPNAAPFLQSCSLAMLTNNLLDIKLDTQQARRLAENISTADLKILPCDLCQLPKFANKSNNPRVRVNEFASASQPTACCSKFICTECYLNSITESLTNDWWSNLGRGSWLTCPAPNCDHGLRLTHRGALANLLRQLGDKDSDNKMAMYDRILIFRAALAKLNPQPSDEALKIAARMHSQLAVVGRMYSLFDPAFNNTEPDEDGRIPPFNPGNIKMIRVDHEGGSILVPLFIRFIRRQRTPKECAVCTDEFFDVDFASVEEWLDLCAGFHGEWMWKILLFPVKLRIGCSHEIDFCTGCLEQHLKTQLEQYGRNRCDQLACPSDGCARRLDYDEVRLYAEPETFELYDRYLHLNAISKLENFRWCLRQGCPNGQLYDDGDEIDPHIHCQECAFEMCYKHMIPWHEGLSCEEFESARDHGDPQYQQTQDWIANNTKPCPNCNQNIQKGEACFHMTCSNCHHEFCWICLADWAQITPRPGEHNPEAHGQDCIFRTNGLTPSQLFGRTVEEALAPRRRR